One window of Magallana gigas chromosome 2, xbMagGiga1.1, whole genome shotgun sequence genomic DNA carries:
- the LOC105322914 gene encoding uncharacterized protein translates to MAFVFCMTCILFVMLGSGLSTKHSPCKGDWELIFHAPSGNGEQFLKSWKTKHNNCDIMSGICPCSMKNGCLPPNARMEKYKTTMKTLRSPYIDFWSCLNIKKVKIELNTQGKTMAFIEFDGRGSNYLNWFHNNRIIKTSWTDMQKSGSYNFFSVDKETRHGRHFFINKKYHGCPGDEGWLVVADSIGSKPCQWEKQKTYPQFLYAKQGKSTIWNNKKFGRADVLNIYIQR, encoded by the exons ATggcttttgttttttgtatgacttgtattttgtttgtgATGCTGGGATCGGGATTATCCACTAAACATTCCCCTTGCAAag GAGATTGGGAACTAATTTTTCATGCACCGAGTGGTAATGgagaacagtttttaaaatcatggaaaACCAAACACAATAATTGTGACATCATGTCTGGAATATGTCCGTGTTCGATGAAAAATGGCTGTCTTCCGCCTAACGCCAGAatggaaaaatataaaacaactaTGAAAACTTTAAGGAGCCCCTACATTGACTTTTGGAGTTGTCTGAATATTAAGAAG GTCAAGATTGAGTTGAACACCCAGGGTAAAACCATGGCCTTCATTGAATTTGACGGTCGAGGTTCAAACTATTTAAATTGGTTTCACAACAACAGGATTATAAAAACAAGCTGGACCGACATGCAGAAAAGTGgttcttataattttttctcAGTTGACAA AGAAACTAGACATGGAAGACATTTCTTCATCAACAAGAAATACCATGGCTGTCCGGGTGACGAAGGGTGGTTAGTTGTAGCTGATTCCATTGGCTCCAAACCATGTCAGTGGGAGAAGCAAAAGACATACCCTCAGTTTTTGTACGCCAAGCAGGGGAAATCAACAATATGGAACAACAAGA agTTTGGAAGAGCTGATGTTCTCAACATCTATATTCAAAGATAG